One region of SAR202 cluster bacterium genomic DNA includes:
- a CDS encoding flap endonuclease produces MNIHLVDGTYELFRAHFGTPPAKSPDGRTVGATRGIIQTLLALLKQPGVTHVGVAFDHVIESFRNDLYPGYKTSAGVPPELLAQFPLAERAAAALGLVVWPMVEFEADDAIATAATRWHADPQVEQVVVCSPDKDLCQLVRGDKIVCLDRRQNIVLNEAAVIEKFGVPPASIPDYLGLIGDSADGFPGVARWGAKSTAPVLRRFGTIEAIQDNPLLWDVRVRGAQSMADSLRASRADAMLFKKLATLRYDVPLQESLDDLRWRGVRRAEFIALCEDLGLQRLKDAPVKWAENGS; encoded by the coding sequence GTGAACATCCACCTCGTCGACGGCACCTACGAGCTCTTTCGTGCGCACTTCGGCACGCCGCCTGCGAAGTCGCCGGACGGCCGCACCGTCGGCGCAACCAGAGGCATCATCCAGACGCTGCTGGCGCTGCTGAAACAACCTGGGGTGACGCACGTCGGGGTGGCATTCGACCACGTCATAGAGTCGTTCCGGAATGACCTCTATCCCGGCTACAAGACGAGCGCCGGCGTCCCACCCGAGCTGCTGGCGCAGTTCCCCCTCGCCGAACGCGCCGCGGCGGCCCTGGGGCTGGTGGTGTGGCCGATGGTGGAGTTCGAGGCGGACGACGCAATTGCTACCGCCGCTACGCGATGGCATGCCGACCCGCAGGTTGAGCAAGTGGTGGTATGCTCGCCCGACAAGGACCTTTGCCAGCTCGTGCGTGGCGACAAGATCGTGTGCCTGGACAGGCGGCAGAACATCGTCTTGAACGAGGCGGCGGTGATCGAGAAGTTCGGCGTCCCGCCCGCATCGATCCCGGACTACCTGGGCCTTATCGGCGACTCCGCGGACGGCTTCCCCGGCGTCGCGCGCTGGGGAGCGAAGTCAACTGCACCAGTGCTCCGCCGCTTCGGCACAATAGAGGCCATCCAGGACAACCCGCTGCTGTGGGACGTGCGTGTCCGCGGGGCACAGTCGATGGCCGACAGCCTGCGGGCAAGCCGGGCGGACGCGATGCTCTTCAAGAAGCTCGCGACGCTACGGTACGACGTGCCCCTCCAGGAGTCGCTGGACGACCTCCGCTGGCGCGGCGTTCGCCGGGCAGAATTCATCGCCCTGTGCGAAGATCTGGGTCTCCAGCGCCTCAAGGACGCCCCCGTCAAGTGGGCGGAGAATGGCAGTTAG
- a CDS encoding dihydrodipicolinate synthase family protein translates to MSTSKKTLFPLIGVVPIVLTPFNDDGSIDFASLEREVEHGIKDGVAGFIVPAVASEVNKLTEDERKQLTVRVISQVKGRVPVVIGASHPDAKQSRGLAEYGMAQGAAGILCSVPIPIIDDKVKVKAYLHEVAKARMTMLMV, encoded by the coding sequence ATGAGCACAAGCAAGAAGACCCTGTTCCCACTCATCGGCGTCGTGCCGATCGTCCTCACGCCGTTCAACGACGACGGCAGCATCGACTTCGCGTCCCTCGAGCGCGAGGTCGAGCATGGTATAAAGGACGGCGTCGCCGGCTTCATCGTCCCCGCCGTCGCCAGCGAAGTAAACAAGCTCACAGAGGATGAGCGAAAGCAGCTCACAGTCAGGGTTATTTCCCAGGTCAAAGGCCGCGTCCCGGTCGTGATCGGCGCCAGCCACCCGGACGCGAAGCAGTCCCGAGGCCTGGCGGAATACGGCATGGCCCAGGGGGCCGCGGGCATTCTCTGCTCAGTGCCCATCCCGATAATTGACGACAAAGTGAAGGTGAAGGCCTACCTGCACGAAGTTGCGAAGGCCCGGATGACGATGCTCATGGTGTAG